GATTCAACATCCCGCCAAGAATAACATCGTTGGTATATTTTTCAGTATAATAATCGAAGTTTGTATTGGCTATTTCGTCGTTGATGGTAAAGAAACGGTTGTTGGTTACGGTTCTTCTTTTGTTGTTACTGTAGTTTAAAACTGCAATAACCCCCAAATCTTTTCCGAAAACCTTTGTATTGAAACCTCCGTCTAACTGTAAGCTTACATTTTCAGGATATCCTACCGTATTGTATCCTAAATTTTTAGTAAACCCTTTACCAATATCTGTTTTTTGACCTTCATTCAGAATACTGAAAGCATTCTTTGCAGGCATATTGGTAGGTAATTTTCTATAACCGTCATCAATTCCTAGAAAGTCCCATTTTCCTCCTTTCTGCATAAAGAACTCATGGTTCATGGTAATGTTGTTACCTCCTACACCCACTTGTACATTGAAGAAATCTTTATTGGGAATATCTTTAGTGTTTACCTGAATCAGACCACCTCCCCATTCACCGGTATATTCAGGAATAAAGGTTTTGTTGATGACAAGCGTTTCGATAACATTGGCAGGGAAAAGGTCAAAAGAGAATGTCTTTCTGTCCGGCTCCGTACTGGATAACTGAATACCATTTAACATGGCTTGGTTATAACGGTCAGATAATCCTCTTACTACAATATATTTTCCGTCAAATAAACTCACCCCGGAAACTCTTTTCAGAACTTCACCAGTGTTTCTGTCCGGACTTCTTTTAATTGCTTCAATACCGATAACCTGAGAAACTACACCCGCATTTTTCTGTAATCCGATGGTAGAAGCTATGGTTTCTTTTCTTGCATTAGATTTAATGACAACTCCCTCAATCTCTTTCTCTTTAGCAGTTGGTTTTTCCAAAACAATATCAAGATGAGTATTGCCGTCATTTTTTACAATAACTTCACTGATCTCCTTTTTGTTGTACCCGTTGGAGCTTACTGTTATTATATAGTTCGTACCAGGGGATAAGTTGATAGAATAGTATCCGGAAAGGTCTGTAACTACTTCTTGGTCATTTACCTTTACTTTTACACCTTCTATAGGAGTGTTGTCTTTCTCATCCAGTACCCTACCTTCAAGAATTTGGCTTTGTGCAAAAGCATAACCAGCAGAAAACAAGGCAAGCAGCATAATGCTCTTGTGGAGTTGTTTTTTCATTTTACTTCTTTTACTTCTTTTTCAAGGGCAAAATAAGGGCTAAGTTTTTAAGAAAAGTTTAGGAGAATTTTAATTAATTGTGAAGTTTGTATTAATGAATTATAGTTCTTTTAACTTATTGATCTTTGTTTTTTTTAAGGTTTTATTTTGTTTGTTTTTTAAAAAATGTTTCGTATATTTGATTTTAATGTATTTATTTATTCTTTTTATTGTTGATTTTTTAATTCAAATGACAGGATTTGCTTTTTAATAATTAGTTAACATTGGGCGAATAGATGAAATCAATGAAAATAGTTACTTTTGTGGGAATTCTTAAACTAGAAGATGAGCAAAAAAATTCTTTTAATAGACGACGAACTGGACATTTTAGAGATTCTATCTTACAACCTTGAAAAGGAAGGATATGAAATCTATACTGCTACCAATGGTAATGAGGGAATAGAAAAAGCTAAGGAAATAATTCCTGATCTTATTCTACTGGACGTAATGATGCCAGAAAAAGATGGTATTGAAACTTGTCAGGAACTTCGTAAAGTGAAAGAACTCCAAAAGACACTTATTGTTTTCCTTTCTGCAAGAAGCGAAGAGTTTTCTCAGTTAGCAGGCTTCCAGGCAGGAGCTAATGATTATGTTGTAAAACTGATCAAACCGAAAATTTTAATTTCTAAAGTAAACGCTTTATTGAAACTAACCTCTCAGGTTTCTGACAATGCCAAGCTGATCGAAATCGGTGATCTTGTGATTGATAAAGATAACTTCAGAGTTTCCAAAAGCGGACAGCAGTTTCTTCTTCCTAAAAAGGAATTTGACTTACTTTACCTTTTGGCTTCTAACACTGAAAAGGTTTTCAAAAGAGAAGAAATTCTTGAAAAAGTTTGGGGTAATGATGTGATCGTAGGAGAAAGAACTATTGATGTTCACATCAGAAGATTGAGAGAAAAATTGGGCATTAATACCATTCAGACTTTAAAAGGAATTGGATATAAACTAATTGTTTAATCCTTTAAAAACCTTACCTTTACGTTCAATCTTTAAAACTTTGTAAAATTGAAATTTTACAGGCTTACACTTGTTGCCTCTTGTCTGCTGACATTGGTAATGCTTTTCTTAGTGGTCATTTTCGACTCACTTAAAGATATTTATTATGAGACCCCTTTATTTAAGACGGGTCTTTTAATCTGTATTGTGCTTATCTTTATTATCAATTGCGTCGTATTGGAGCTTCTTTTCAATTATTACGGAAGAAAGCAGGTGAAAGGGCTTTCCGGGATACTTCCGCAGGAAATGGTGAATGATAATGATGAGAATATCACCATTAAAGAATTGGGAGAACGATTTTCAGACCTTAATCAGCAGAGAGCTACTGAAATTGATATGATGAAGGAAATGGAAAGCTACCGTAAAGAATATATCGGTAATGTTTCCCATGAACTTAAAACACCTTTGTTTTCTATCCAGGGCTACGTAGAAACCCTAAGAGACGGTGGAGTGGATAACCTGACCATTCGTGATAAATATCTTGAAAGAATCGATAAATCTGTGGAAAGGCTTATTGCCATTGTTACTGATCTTGATATGATCAACAGACTCGAAGCCGGGGAGATTAATCTTACCGTTTCCAAATTTGATGTGAATCTTCTGATCAAGGAAATTTTTGACCTTCTTGAATTTGAAGCTGAAAAACATAATACCACATTACAGATCCAGACTTTGCATCCACAAATCTTGGTGGAGGCTGATAAACAGAAAATTTCACAGGTCTTTATCAACCTTATTTCAAATGCCATTCACTATGCCAACAGACAGGAAGCAAAAGTGATTGTAAAAACAAGTATTTTAAGAAATAAAGTACTGATTGAAGTTATTGATAACGGAATGGGAATCAAGTCTGAAATTCTTCCAAGAATCTTCGAGCGTTTCTATCGTGTAGAAACCAGCAGAAGCAGAAGAGAGGGCGGTTCCGGATTAGGACTGGCCATCGTAAAGCATATCCTTGAGGCTCATAACGAAAACATTACCGTAGAAAGTGTTTATCTTGAAGGAACGAAGTTCAGTTTTATGCTAGAAAAAAGTAAATAATTCCGGCAAAATGTAAGAAAAAAAAATATTTTAAAAAATCCTGAAATATTTTTTTGTCACCTGTCATTTATTATATATTTGCACCAGAGATTTATCATAATTATAAAGGCAAAAAAGTAATTTAAGAAACTGATATGGTTTACAAAGTCCGCGTAATATTAGATGCGAAAGAGGATATTTTCCGTGATATTGAAGTTAAAGGAAAACAAACATTATGGAATTTACATTTAGGAATTAAAAGTGCGTTCAATCTGCAAGGAGAAGAACTTTCTGCTTTTAATCTGTTAGAGAGTGATGGAACAATCGTAAAAAGTGTCCCACTCGAAGATATGAGTGATGATGGTGATGGGGAGATTATGTCAGATGTATATATTGATGAAGCTTTTGAAAATGTAGGAGACAAAGCACAGTTTCAATATGGACTTCTTGATCTTTGGGAGTTTTATTGTGAACTTGTAGAAATCATTGACGAGAAGAAAGGAGTTACCTATCCTATTACCGTTTTCAGATTTGGAAATGTTCCTTTGAAAGCGCCTAGCAAAAGCGGAAACGCTGGAGGATCTAAAAAGAAATCAGCCATGCCTCTTATGGAGGATGATTTTAGCTTTGAGGATGATTTTGGGGCTGGAGGAAACTTCTCAGATGAAGATGACAGCTTCGATGATGATGAGGAAGAAGACTACAACGATGACATCTTTGATGATGAAGATGATAACGATGAAGAAAGATAAGATGGAGATATAAAATAGAGCCCCGGATTTTTGAATCCGGGGCTTTTTTATTAATACTGAATACGCCTGCATGAAATAAAATTGGTTCCCATATTTGCTTCTAAAAAATAGAACAGAATCTATTTAAAAGCTTTGCCTCAAATTTATAGGACTGATCTAACTCTTTCCATCATAAAGTAAAATGTCCCATAAGTCAAATGTTTTTATGATCTGTATTATTTCAAAATAGCTTCTGTAATTTTACTTTTTAGCCTCTTTCCCTGAAAAACAATCCTTACTTTTGTTAAAAATAGATTAATGAAGAAATTAATTTTATTAGCCGTAATTGGTCTGGGAATTGTTTCCTGTACCACTCAAAAAAATACTGGGAAGATGACAGAACTGCCAAAAGAATGGAAACATACTACTAATATCTACGAAGTAAATATCAGACAATATACTCAGGAAGGAACTTTTAAAGCATTCGCAAAAGAAATGCCCCGACTGAAAGCAATGGGAGTAAAAACGCTCTGGTTTATGCCAATTACCCCAATTGCTCAGCAAAATAAAAAAGGAAGCATGGGGAGCCCTTATGCAGCAGCAGATTATACTTCCATTAATCCTGAATTCGGGACAATGGAGGATTTTAAAGCGATGGTGAATGAAGCACACAGACTTGGATTTAAAGTTATTATTGACTGGGTTGCCAATCATACAGGTTGGGATCATGTCTGGACCAAAACCCATCCTGAATTTTATCTGAAAGATCCGGACGGGAAATTCCATATTGCTTCCGGAATGGATGATATCATTGAACTGGATTATAAAAATCAGGAAATGCGCCAGGCAATGATTGATGCAATGAAATTCTGGATAACAGAAACGGATATTGATGGTTTCAGATGTGACTTAGCTTCATGGGTAGAAGTTGATTTCTGGCAGCAGGCACGTCCGGAAGTTGAAAAGGTAAAGCCTCTTTTCTGGTTAGGAGAATTTGATGAGCTGGAAAGCCCTGAATACGGAAAAGTTTTCGATGCAAGCTATTCCTGGAAATGGATGCACAAATCTGCTGATTATTATAAAAAGAATGAACCGCTTCAGGAGCTTAAGGACTTATTGGTGCAGTATTCCAATATTGGAGACAACTCAATGAGAGCCTGGTTCACAGCGAATCATGATGAGAATTCTTGGAACGGCACAGAATATGAAAAATATGCAGTCATTACAAAACCAATGGCGGTATTCTCAGCCACATGGAACGGTATTCCATTGCTGTACTCAGGTCAGGAACTTCCCAATATGAAAAGGCTCGAGTTTTTTGAGAAAGATCCTATTAAATGGACCAAAACCTATCAGGTTGCTGATTTCTATAAAACATTATTGAATTTAAAGACTTTCAACCCTGCTTTGAGAGGTGGTGATCCGAATGTGACCACTTATTTGCTGAATACCACTGCTAATGACAAGATCTTAGCATACGTAAGAAAAAATGGAAAAGATGAAGTGCTGGTTGTTTTAAACATGTCAAAAGAGCCTGTAAACTTTACGATTGAAGATGGGAATATTTCAGGAACATTCAGAAATGTATTTGAAAAAACAAAAAGAAACTTCGATGAAGGCAAAGACTTTAATTTCAAAGTTTCAGACTACGCCGTATTTGAAAAATAAAATTTTAACAATCAGTTTTTAAATGGTACTCCATTCCCCTTTTTTTGAAAGGGGGCAAAATCTACGATTTTGGTGGGATGACCTTATCCGTCTACAATACAACTACTTGAGCATTATAATGAATAAACAGGAAATAATAAACATCATTAAGGCTAAAATAACAGATAAGATCCAGTATTTTGAAAATTTGATCGCAGAAACCCGTGCTTCTAATAATGACACCAAAAGTTCAATGGGTGACAAGTATGAAACCGGCAGAGAAATGCTTCAGCAGGAAATTAATAATCTTCAGAGACAGCTTAATGAAGTATTGAACCAACAAGCTGTTTTGCAAAAGATCACTTCAGATCCTTCTGAGAAAGTGCAGAATGGTGCTTTGGTGAAAACCAATAAGGGATTATTCTATGTTTCAGCTTCTATGGGAGAAATTCTTTGTGAAAAACAGAAAATCATGACTGTTTCTGCAGAATCTCCTTTAGTAAAAGCAATGTTTGGCAAGAAAATGGGAGAGATATTTACCATCAACAATATGAATCAGAATATTGAGCATATCTGGTAAATCAATCTTTAATGCTATGAAATTTAAAAATTTACTTCTCTTTGCCTTTTTATTAGGTAGCTTGGTGATCAATGCGCAGGTTCGTGCTGCTGTTTCAGGGAAAACTTATGATCTTGAAACGGTAAAACTTACTGTAGAAGGTTTTGTAATAACCCTTAATGCAGACGGATCGATTTCCGATTTCAATGCTCCTGATCTGAACGGGAAGATTGAATATTATGAGGATAATGTTTTTGATAAGATTAAATACGGGAAACTTAAAAGCATTGGAGGAGTCAAAATAGACTATTGGGATGATTCTTTCACCCATAGAGAAAAAGCAGGTAAGCTAAAAAGTATCGGAAATATTGCTGTAGATTACTGGGATGACACTGCTTTTAACAGAGAGAAGGCAGGTAAAGTAAAGAAGATAGGAAATCTTACTATAGATTACTGGGGAGATGATATCATGGATAACAGCAGACTTGGAAAATTGAAAACAATAGGTGATATCTCCATAGATTACGGAACAAAAGATATTATCGATCAAAGTAAATTCAAGAAATTGGTAAAATTTGGTCCGGTGGAATTGGATTATTCAAACGATA
This Chryseobacterium sp. G0162 DNA region includes the following protein-coding sequences:
- a CDS encoding IS1096 element passenger TnpR family protein; translation: MVYKVRVILDAKEDIFRDIEVKGKQTLWNLHLGIKSAFNLQGEELSAFNLLESDGTIVKSVPLEDMSDDGDGEIMSDVYIDEAFENVGDKAQFQYGLLDLWEFYCELVEIIDEKKGVTYPITVFRFGNVPLKAPSKSGNAGGSKKKSAMPLMEDDFSFEDDFGAGGNFSDEDDSFDDDEEEDYNDDIFDDEDDNDEER
- a CDS encoding response regulator yields the protein MSKKILLIDDELDILEILSYNLEKEGYEIYTATNGNEGIEKAKEIIPDLILLDVMMPEKDGIETCQELRKVKELQKTLIVFLSARSEEFSQLAGFQAGANDYVVKLIKPKILISKVNALLKLTSQVSDNAKLIEIGDLVIDKDNFRVSKSGQQFLLPKKEFDLLYLLASNTEKVFKREEILEKVWGNDVIVGERTIDVHIRRLREKLGINTIQTLKGIGYKLIV
- a CDS encoding sensor histidine kinase encodes the protein MKFYRLTLVASCLLTLVMLFLVVIFDSLKDIYYETPLFKTGLLICIVLIFIINCVVLELLFNYYGRKQVKGLSGILPQEMVNDNDENITIKELGERFSDLNQQRATEIDMMKEMESYRKEYIGNVSHELKTPLFSIQGYVETLRDGGVDNLTIRDKYLERIDKSVERLIAIVTDLDMINRLEAGEINLTVSKFDVNLLIKEIFDLLEFEAEKHNTTLQIQTLHPQILVEADKQKISQVFINLISNAIHYANRQEAKVIVKTSILRNKVLIEVIDNGMGIKSEILPRIFERFYRVETSRSRREGGSGLGLAIVKHILEAHNENITVESVYLEGTKFSFMLEKSK
- a CDS encoding alpha-amylase family glycosyl hydrolase, which encodes MKKLILLAVIGLGIVSCTTQKNTGKMTELPKEWKHTTNIYEVNIRQYTQEGTFKAFAKEMPRLKAMGVKTLWFMPITPIAQQNKKGSMGSPYAAADYTSINPEFGTMEDFKAMVNEAHRLGFKVIIDWVANHTGWDHVWTKTHPEFYLKDPDGKFHIASGMDDIIELDYKNQEMRQAMIDAMKFWITETDIDGFRCDLASWVEVDFWQQARPEVEKVKPLFWLGEFDELESPEYGKVFDASYSWKWMHKSADYYKKNEPLQELKDLLVQYSNIGDNSMRAWFTANHDENSWNGTEYEKYAVITKPMAVFSATWNGIPLLYSGQELPNMKRLEFFEKDPIKWTKTYQVADFYKTLLNLKTFNPALRGGDPNVTTYLLNTTANDKILAYVRKNGKDEVLVVLNMSKEPVNFTIEDGNISGTFRNVFEKTKRNFDEGKDFNFKVSDYAVFEK